CCTCGCCACCGCGGCCACCTGCGTGTAGTCGGTGACGTCGCACTGGTAGGCATAGCCCTGTCCCTCCGGCAGCCCGCTCGCCGCCTTCCCCGCACTTTCGCCGTTCAGGTCGAGGACGGCGACACGGCTACCGTCCGAGGCAAGCCGGTGGGCGATCGCCAGGCCGATGCCCTGGCCGCCCCCGGTCACGACCACCAATCGACTGTCCACGGGTCTCCTGCCAGGCTCAGAGGGTCAAGGGTCAAAGAAGGCCGCCGAGGCGCCGTACATCGTCAAGGTCCTCCAGGCCGTCAACTACCGACACGATCTCGTCCGCACGATCTCGCCCGATGACGGGCTCGACGAGCCGGTGGAACTTCTCCACGACGTCCACCCGACCGGCCGGGTTCTCGGGCTCGCCCTTGGCATACGGGACGGCGAGCTCGCGTACGGTCCCGTCGCGCATCTCGACGACGAGCTCCACCCCGGACTGGAACGTCGACCGGTCGCCGTCGACCAGCTCCATGCGGATCCGCCTCGACAGGTCGACGAGCTTCGGGTCATTCAGGTCGATACTCGTGTAGTCCCACCACTGGCACTTCAGACCGTGCAGGTACATCGCCAGCGAGAACGAGATGCTGAACTGGGCGCCCAGGACATCCTTGGGCTCGATGATCGTCCCGACGTGGTGGATCACGCTCGGGTTGGTGGTAAGTATCCGGATCCGTGCGACGTCGTCGGATGTGAACGGCTGCACCTCGAGCAGATCACGCATGCCGTCGAGGGCCTGATGGTTCAGGTGGCAGCACGAATACAGCTTGATGGACACCTCCCGCAGCAGGTAGGTGGTACCCAGATCGCGTACGAGGTCGTCCCGGTCGTAGTCGCCCGCGAAGGCGGCGCAGAACCCGCGCTTGCCCTCCAGCACCGTCGGCGGCCCGGTCACGCCGGCCTGGGCGAGCAGGGTGGCACGTAGGCCCGACGCGGATGGGATGCCACAGTGCAACCGCTTCACCGAGCCACCGGTCTGGGTGTACTCCATCTGCCCGCCGGCGAAGCTGCCCGCGATCGAGAACGCCGACCGCGTCTCCTCCGGGCCGAGACCCAGGGTCCGTGACGCCGCAGCGGCCGAGCCGAACGGGCCGACGGCAAGCGGCGGGTGGTGCCCGCGCGTGAACATCGCGGGCGACACCGAGTACGAGATGCGCAGCTGCGCCTCGTACGACGCCACCGTCGCCGCGATCAGCGTGGCGCCGTCGACCCCGACGTGCTCACCCATCGCGAGTGCCGCCGGGATGGCCACCGCACCCGGGTGGGTCGGGCTCTTCAGGTGGGTGTCGTCAGACTCGTTGCTGTGTCCCACCACGCCGTTGAGGAAGGCGGCCGCGTCCGGAGCCAGCGAGATCCCCTTGCCGACGACGGTGGACCGTCCCGACGCGCTCATCGGCGCGATCGCGTCGAAGATCCGTTTCGCCCAGGGCATCTCGACCCCGGCGACCTGGCACCCCAGGTTGTCCAGGATCAGCAGCTTCGCCCGTTCCAGCACGTCGGCAGGCAGGTCCTCGACCCTGACCTGGGAGGTGTACTCGGCCAATCTCGCGGTCTCGTTCAAGGACGACACACCCACTTCCGGTCGCTGCTGTGCGTGGAGACGGGGTTGCCGTCCTCACGAATATACTTTATCGCGAACACGTCTCCAGCTCAATGGGTCGGGGTCGTGCGCACCTGCACGCACGACCCCGCCACCGTGAGCTACGGCTCGATGGTCTCGATCATCCGGCCGAGGAACCCCCAGCCGGGGAACGTGTGCCACGCGCCGACTGTCTCGGAGTTGACGCCGTAGAGCGCGTCGACCCGGAACAGCGGCACGATGGTCCACTCGGCGTGGACGATGTCGAAGGCCTGGGAGACGAGCTCCGTGCGGGCCTCCTCGTCCTGTTCCGCCGCCGCCTTCCTGATCAGCGCATCGAGATCGGGATTCCTGACGGCACGGATGAACCCCTCGTCGTCCTGGTAGTAGGTGCGCAGCAAGTCGACCGCCTCGAACCGCGTCGCCTGGTTGTAGGGCGAGACGTCGCCGGCGTTGAAAGTGTCGCTGTCCTTGGTCTGAACGAAGTGTGGGCGGAAGTTGCCGTAATCGATCGCGACGATCGGCGTCTTGACCCCGACCTCGGCCCATTGTGACGCGATGATCTCCCCCAGCTGCGGCAGGAACGCCGCGCCGGGTCGGGTGAACGTGATCATCTTGACGCCGTCGAAGCCGTTCGCGTAGCCGGCGTCGGCCAGCATCTTCTTCGCGGCCTCCGGGTCGTACCGCTGCCACTCGGCGGCGATCTTCTTGTAATGGTCGGGATCGATCGCCGACGACGAGGCGACCGTGTCGAACGGCGTGTCCGGCATCGTCCCGTGGCCGCCGAGCACCTGCTTCAGGATGGTCTTGCGGTCGATCGCCATCGACAGTGCGTGGCGAACGTTCGCATCGGACGTGGCCTTCTTCTGTGCCGGGGGACGATACGTACCGGTGAACAGCAGCGCGATGCCCATGGCGTCCTTGATGGAGCGCACCTCGTTGCCGGACGACTCGATGCTCTCGACGTTCTCTGAGGTCGCCTCGATGATGTCGGCCTGGCCGCTTTGCAGCATCGCGACCTGCGTCGCCGGCTCCGGCACCAGCAGGAACTCCAGGCGCTTCATGGCGGGCTTGGCGCGCCAGTGGTTCGACACGGCTTCGAAGACGACCTTCTGCCCGCGCTGCCGGGATACGAATTGGAACGGCCCCGTCCCGATCGGCTTCTCGTTCATTTTCGCGTTCTGCGCGGCGAAGCCCGACGTGCCTCCCTCAGTTAGGTACTTCTCCGACATCACGGTGCCGCTGTTGGCCTGCTGGGGCGCGAAGTAGTACGCGAGGTCGACCTGCACTCCGTTGGTCTTGATGACGACGGTGCGGTCGTCGGGGGCGTCGAGGCTCTTGATCTTCTCCCGGAGCGTCGGTCCCTCGGTGGACTGGCTGGCTGGGTCCATCCAGCGCTTGATGCTGAACACCACGTCGCGGGCGGTGAGCTCGCCGTAGCCACCATGGAACTGCACGCCGTCACGGATCTTGAAGGTCCAGGTGAGGCCGTCCTCCGACGTGTTCCATGACTCGGCGAGGCCTGGCTGGATCGAGCTGTCCTTGCCGATCTCGAGGAGGCTGTCGTACATCGGTAGCAGTATGTTGGACGCGACCTGACCGGCCTCCTCGACGATGTCGAGCTGCTCGTTGCCGAACGACGACAGCGCGATTCGCAGCGTGTCCTTGGTCTGCGCGCTGTTCTCCGCGTCCGCGCCGCCCCCGCCGCTGCATGCCGCCAGCGCCATCACCACGACACCGACGAGTGCGACGGGTCGAAGGTGCGCACGCCTCCTGACCGCCTTGGCTTTGGACGGCGTCCTCGTGAACGTAGACGACACCCGTCCCGTCCACCGCTTCCAGATACTGATCATGTTTCCCGCTCCAAGAACGACGACACTGTGGCTTCGGGCGGATGCCGAGGCGGCAGCCTCGACACGTTCGGGTGCGTGGTCCACCTGCGTGGAACCACCGCGGTCGCCCCCCGAACGCCGGCGGGCGACGTGGTACTCAGCCGGTGACTGCGCCCGGCCGTGGGTATGCGAGGCCCGTCATCAGCCGCCTCGCCGTCCTGGACACCGCGACATGGGCGACGACGGGCGTCGCACCCGAGTCGTCGATCTCCGACGCCGCGGTCACGACGCCCTTGGGGTGCGCCAGCCGTACGTCGCTCCCCGCGCCCGTTGACGTGACCCGCTCGGCCACCGTGCCCTTCAAGCGCGACGCGACGGCGACGACGGTCAGGCCCGTGCCCGGCATCGCGTGGTGAACGGATCCCATCGAGGTCATCCGCGCGACGAGGTCGCAGTCCGCCGTGCCGATCCGGTCACCCAGCGCGGAAATGTGGTCGTGTGGCCTCGAGACGACGATCACCCGCGGGATCCCCGGAGTGAGCTTGGGTGCCGACTCGACGTCGGGTGCGAGGCCCATACGGACTGCCGCCGCGCACCGGATCGCGTCCAGCAGAGCCAGGAACGCGGTGTCCCTGTTGAGGTCAGCCGGCAGCTCGCTGCCGGTCAGCCCTACCGACGCGGCCGTCACGACCACGACCGGGTTGTTCACGTCGAGGATCGACACCTCATACTCCTCGGTGCCGACGTGGACGATCTCCGACCGTCTACCTGTCGGCAGGACGGGACGTCCGCTGTCACCGCCGGCCGGGTTGAGGAACCTGATGTCGATACGCGCCCCCGCGCCGGGAACCCCGGGGATGACGTGGTCACCCGTCACCGCCGGCTCGCCGTTCTCGGTCGGGAACTCCACCTCGATGACGACGCTCGTGTTAAGGTTGAGCATCCGGACCCTGGTGAGCGGGTTGGTGGTCTCGATGACGCCCTGCAGAGCCGCGTACGGTGCGACGGCGGCGGTGAGGTTGCCGCAGTTCGCCATCCAGTCGACGACGGGTGTCGCGATCCCGACCTGGGCGAACGCGTAGGCGAGATCGACGTCGTCGGTGCTCACCGGCCAGCCCGCGTCACGGGCTTCGTCCGTCGTGCCGACGACCATCAGCTTGCTCGTGGACGAGTGCGTGCCGCCGAGGCCGTCGAGCTGCATGGGATCGGGACTGCCGAGCAGCGCCAGGACGAGTGAGTCCAGCTCGGGACCTCTCGGTGGGAGATCGGGGAGGCGGCAGTAGACGCCTTTGCTCGTCCCCCCACGCATCAAGGTGACCGCGACCGGATCTGTGCCCATGAGTCCTCCAGCATGCCGCGGGAACCGCGTGGGATCACCGTAGTATATCTTTTATCACAGGTCAACGAGGACGCCGCGGTCTCCGGCCCGCGAGCAGGGGGAGCACGGTCGCCACGTCCTCGACCTCGTCCAGCCGGTCGACGTTCGCCACCACCTCGCGCATCGCCTCGTCGTCGAGGACCGGCCGCGCGAACCGGCGGAACTTGTCAAGCAGTTCCTCCCGGGTGACCGGGTTCTGGGGCGAGCCCCGCCGGTGCCGCTCCGTGGCCTCCAGAACACGGCCGTCGCGCAGGGTCACGCGGACGGTGGCGGTCTCGTTGAAGAGCGACGTCGCGTCCGCCGCCATGGCCGGCGGATGCGCGTGGACTCGCAGCAATCGCGCGATCGACAGGATCGCCGGCTCGGCCCACCTGTCCCGGCTCATGTAGTCGCCCAGCTCGTTGCGTCCGGTCACGAGCCGTAGCCCGAGACTGAACGCCAGGCTGAACTGCGCGCCGATCGTGTCGTGCGGCTCGACGATGGCCGCGCCGTGGCCCACGATGAGCGGGTCTACCCACGCGTCGATCCGCTCGACGTCGTCCGCATCGAAGCGGTGCGCGCGCACCAGCTCGATCATCGCCTGTAGCGACGTCAGGACGCCGCCGGCGGTCGGGAACATCTTCGTCGTCCTGCCCTGGATCGCGAACCAGCTCGTGTCGTCGAGTCCCTCGAGCACGCCGTCGGCGTCGTCGAGGCGACCGAACGTCCAGAGGATGCCGCGCTTGCCCTCGATGATCGTGGGCGGGCCGGTGAGCCCGCGTTGGGCGAGGAGAGCTGCGACGATCCCCGCGCGCGCGGCCATGCCGGAGTGGAACCGCTTGACCTCGCCACCGCTCTGGTCGTATTCCGTCGTACCGGACGAGTGACTGCCGGCGATGGACAGCGCGTGTACGCTCTGCTCGGCATCGAGGTCCAGGAGCGTGATCGCCGCGGCGGCCGCCCCGAAGGGTCCGAGCACCCCCTGGTGGTGGTAGCCGGTCTTCAGGAGGGACTTCGAGAGGACCCTGCCGATCAGGTAGAGCACCTGGTAGGCGGCCACGACGGCGAGGAGGAACCGCTGGCCGCTCACCCGTCCCGCCTCCGCCAGGGCCAGCGCGGCAGGAATCGCGATGGCGCCGGCGTGTGAGCTGCCGCTGTAGCCGGAGTCGTCGGACTCGCACGAGTGACCGTACGTCGCGTTGACCATCGCCGCGTCCGGTACCGACACGCGCCGGCCCGACCCGACGATCGTGCTCCGCGGGGTGCTGCCCAGGTCGACCGCAAGCTCGAACGCGGCCCGGGTCCACGGCAGCGTCGAACCGCGGAGCATGATCCCGAACTGGTCGAGCACCGCCTCCTTCGCGACCTCCACCGTCTCGGCCGGGAGGTCCTCGTACCGGAGCCGCCTGACGTACTCGGCGATCTCGCGAGCGACCACACGCTCGGTCATATTCTCACTCCCGGCTCCGGTGAGGGACTCTCATTACCACGATCGGTGTCAAATTCCATCTTCTGCGATGTATCACCACCACGTAGAATTCGATCATCAGCAGCGGGCGTTTCGAGCTGCATCGCAAATCACCTGGAGTTCTGGATGACGGGAATCAAGTTCGGTCTCAACGTCAACATGCATCCCGAGGTCGCCACCACCTCCGCCGAGCAGGTGTTCCACGACCAGGTCGACTACGCGTGCACCGCGGAGGACCTCGGTTGGGACGGCGTCTTCGCCGGTCAGCACTTCCTCTCCGGCTCGGTGATCCACCTCCAGCCACTGCCGGTCATGTCGTACATCGCCGCCAGGACGTCTCGCGTCGACCTCGGTCCGACCGTGGCTCTCGCGACCCTCGCCAACCCGGTCGAGCTCGCCGAGCACTACGCGGCGCTCGACGCGGGTGCGAACGGCCGACTGGTGCTCGGACTCGGGCAGGGCTATCGGACTGAGGAGTTCGACGCCTTCGGCGTCGAGGCGCCCGGGCGACTTGCCCGCTTCCGCGAGAATGTCCGCATCGTGGACGAGTTGCTCCGTTGGGAGTACGTGACGTCCGACAACGACTGGTGCCGCCTGGACGGTGCGCGGCTCACCTATCCCACCGTCCAGCAGCCACGTCCGCCCATCTGGATGGCGGGCAACAGCGACCAGGGGGTCAGACGGGCCGCCCGGATGGCGGACGCCTGGATGGTCCCTCCGCACACGACCGCGACGACCGTTTCCCGGCAGCTGGACATGTACCGGGACGAGCGGCGGCGCGCAGGTCTCGAACCACCGGCGGTGGTGCCCGGGATGCGCGAGGTCTTCTGCGCCGAGGACGCGTCGAGCCCCGTGCTCGCGCACGTGCG
This window of the Streptosporangiales bacterium genome carries:
- a CDS encoding LLM class flavin-dependent oxidoreductase, encoding MTGIKFGLNVNMHPEVATTSAEQVFHDQVDYACTAEDLGWDGVFAGQHFLSGSVIHLQPLPVMSYIAARTSRVDLGPTVALATLANPVELAEHYAALDAGANGRLVLGLGQGYRTEEFDAFGVEAPGRLARFRENVRIVDELLRWEYVTSDNDWCRLDGARLTYPTVQQPRPPIWMAGNSDQGVRRAARMADAWMVPPHTTATTVSRQLDMYRDERRRAGLEPPAVVPGMREVFCAEDASSPVLAHVRRTLAAKYARYHSWGQDTVQPEGEGFERPYADLADDRFAVGTPDECFEMLKAWIALGIDYIVIRTHWAGMDMADAVASVRALTTHVIPGLRELSE